The window TGGGAACTGCACAAGATCAAGTATGAGCCGGAGATGAACGTGATCAGCGTTCTGCAACGGATCGCTGCTCAGTCGACCAATCGCGACGGCAAGAAGGTGACTCCTGTTGCTTGGGATTGCGGTTGCCTGGAAGAGGTTTGCGGTTCCTGCACGATGGTCATCAACGGCCGAGTGCGTCAAAGCTGCAGTGCATTGGTCGATCGTTTGCTCGCGGACAATGCGGACGAAATCGTTTTGGAGCCGATGAGCAAGTTCCCCGTCGTTCGTGACTTGGTTGTCGACCGAGCTCGTTTGTTCCAAGGTTTGGAACGAGTCAAAGCCTGGGTGCCCGTCGACAGCTACTACAACATGGGTGCTGGCGAGCGGATCCTGCGGGAAGACCAAGAACGCAACTATCCACTCAGCCAGTGCATGAGCTGTGGCTGTTGCGTCGAGGCTTGTCCTCAATACAACAAGATCGAGCTGACACAAAAGTCAGACGAAACGGCTGAGGAGTTCGAGGCTCGCAAGCGTCAGGCTTACTCCGAGGCGTTTGTCGGTCCACATGCGATTTCGCAGGCGATGTTGTTCAACAACCATCCCACCGGAAAATCGCTCGCCGGCGAGCGACTGGACGCACTCGAAGGACCCGGCGGTTTGGCATCCTGCGGTAACGCTCAAAACTGTGTCGCGGTTTGTCCAAAGGAAATCCCGCTGACGACCTCCATCGCACGTGCTGGGCGAGCGACGACGCTTCACGCGATTAAGAAGTGGTTCGACAAGTAATTGCGT of the Rhodopirellula baltica SH 1 genome contains:
- the sdhB gene encoding succinate dehydrogenase iron-sulfur subunit: MIALEPSTKKRPEFINVRVRRQDAPGKAPYWELHKIKYEPEMNVISVLQRIAAQSTNRDGKKVTPVAWDCGCLEEVCGSCTMVINGRVRQSCSALVDRLLADNADEIVLEPMSKFPVVRDLVVDRARLFQGLERVKAWVPVDSYYNMGAGERILREDQERNYPLSQCMSCGCCVEACPQYNKIELTQKSDETAEEFEARKRQAYSEAFVGPHAISQAMLFNNHPTGKSLAGERLDALEGPGGLASCGNAQNCVAVCPKEIPLTTSIARAGRATTLHAIKKWFDK